A stretch of Coregonus clupeaformis isolate EN_2021a chromosome 37, ASM2061545v1, whole genome shotgun sequence DNA encodes these proteins:
- the LOC121553777 gene encoding atlastin-2 isoform X1, whose amino-acid sequence MAEVSGLRKRNHFEQNQNRKRHVFDEGAGGVEDVPLSLPDRRPPPRMAPRAEADSETDEEWEQAPELTAPDRSPVKEQPVEEGVVVEEKARPIQIVLAHEDDHKFELDTAALETLLLQEDVRDLNVVVVSVAGAFRKGKSFLLDFMLRYMLNQQQEQSDSWVGADDEPLTGFSWRGGCERETTGIQVWSQVFVVNKPDGSKVAVLLVDTQGAFDSQSTIKDCATVFALSTMTSSVQVYNLSQNIQEDDLQHLQLFTEYGRLALEEIYLKPFQSLMFLIRDWSYPYEHNYGLEGGKRFLEKRLQVKQNQHEELQTVRKHIHSCFSNIGCFLLPHPGLKVATNPMFDGRLKDIDSDFKEALGNLVPLLLAPENLVEKEIGGAKVTCRDLVEYFKAYIKIYQGEELPHPKSMLQATAEANNLTAVAGAKDTYSKSMEMVCGGDKPYIAPADLERCHEEFKECSVRQFRSVKKMGGEEFCKKYQEQLEGELDEAYSNFHKHNEGKNIFYAARTPATLFVVMFTTYVVSGLTGFIGMNTIAVLANLVMGVALMTLCMWAYVKYSGEFRDVGTIIDLLADTLWEQRTARKVRWRFLFLPVFLFLVQFVFSFFLWLSLCCCCSSLLIPHLPCLQVLSKLFESARSRITWHSFLPAAATQRKRLPSNNNALKTH is encoded by the exons GTGCGGGTGGTGTGGAAGATGTTCCTCTGTCCCTGCCAGATCGGAGACCTCCTCCCAGGATGGCGCCTCGGGCAGAGGCAGATAGCGAGACAGACGAGGAGTGGGAACAGGCGCCAGAGCTGACTGCCCCAGATCGGAGTCCTGTCAAGGAGCAGCCTGTAGAAgagggggtggtggtggaggagaagGCTCGGCCCATCCAGATTGTCCTGGCCCACGAAGACGACCACAAGTTTGAGCTGGACACGGCGGCCCTGGAGACGCTCCTACTGCaggaggatgtcagagacctTAACGTGGTGGTGGTGTCGGTGGCTGGGGCCTTCCGCAAGGGCAAGTCCTTCCTGCTGGATTTCATGCTCCGATACATGCTCAACCAG CAGCAGGAGCAGTCAGACTCGTGGGTGGGGGCTGATGATGAGCCTCTGACAGGGTTCAGCTGGAGAGGAGGCTGTGAGAGGGAGACCACAGGGATCCAGGTCTGGAGTCAGGTGTTTGTGGTCAACAAGCCGGATGGGAGCAAG GTTGCTGTTCTGCTAGTGGACACACAAGGAGCTTTCGACAGCCAGTCTACCATAAAGGACTGTGCAACGGTTTTTGCCTTGAGCACCATGACCAGCTCTGTACAG GTGTATAACTTGTCCCAGAACATTCAGGAGGATGACCTTCAGCATCTCCAG CTCTTCACAGAATACGGCCGGCTTGCTTTGGAGGAAATCTATCTAAAACCCTTCCAG TCTCTCATGTTCCTCATCAGAGACTGGAGCTATCCATATGAGCACAACTATGGACTGGAGGGAGGGAAACGCTTTCTAGAAAAGAGACTGCAG GTGAAACAGAACCAGCACGAGGAACTGCAGACCGTGAGGAAACACATCCACTCCTGCTTCTCCAACATCGGTTGCTTCCTCCTGCCCCACCCCGGCCTCAAGGTGGCCACCAACCCCATGTTTGACGGCAGATTAAAAG ACATTGATAGTGACTTTAAGGAGGCGCTGGGCAATCTGGTGCCCTTACTGCTGGCTCCTGAGAACCTGGTGGAGAAGGAGATTGGAGGGGCTAAAGTGACCTGCAGAGATCTAGTGGAGTACTTTAAG GCCTATATAAAGATCTATCAAGGGGAGGAGCTTCCTCATCCTAAGTCAATGTTACAG GCAACGGCTGAAGCCAACAACCTTACAGCAGTTGCTGGAGCAAAAGACACTTACAGCAAAAGCATGGAAATG GTGTGTGGAGGGGACAAGCCCTACATCGCCCCTgcagacctggaacgctgccacGAGGAGTTCAAGGAGTGCTCGGTGCGTCAGTTCCGCTCGGTGAagaagatgggaggagaggagttcTGCAAGAAATACCAGGAGCAACTGGAGGGCGAGCTGGATGAGGCCTACTCCAACTTCCACAAGCACAACGAGGGCAAGAACATCTTCTATGCCGCACGCACGCCCGCCACGCTGTTCGTGGTCATGTTCACCACCTACGTCGTCTCAGGGCTGACAGGCTTCATCGGAATGAACACTATTGCCGTGCTGGCCAACTTGGTCATGGGCGTGGCCCTCATGACGCTCTGCATGTGGGCCTACGTCAAATACTCAGGGGAGTTCAGAGATGTGGGCACCATCATAGACCTTTTGGCAGACACACTCTGGGAACAG AGGACTGCCAGAAAGGTGAGGTGGAGGTTTCTCTTCCTGCCTGTGTTCCTGTTCCTGGTTCAGTTtgtgttttctttctttctttggttGTCTCTCTGCTGTTGCTGCTCTTCTCTACTAATTCCTCACCTCCCATGTCTCCAGGTGCTTTCCAAACTCTTTGAGTCGGCCAGGAGTCGAATCACGTGGCACTCTTTCCTACCAGCAGCAGCAACGCAGAGAAAGAGACTCCCCTCAAACAACAATGCCTTGAAGACTCACTAA
- the LOC121553777 gene encoding atlastin-2 isoform X3, translating into MAEVSGLRKRNHFEQNQNRKRHVFDEGAGGVEDVPLSLPDRRPPPRMAPRAEADSETDEEWEQAPELTAPDRSPVKEQPVEEGVVVEEKARPIQIVLAHEDDHKFELDTAALETLLLQEDVRDLNVVVVSVAGAFRKGKSFLLDFMLRYMLNQQQEQSDSWVGADDEPLTGFSWRGGCERETTGIQVWSQVFVVNKPDGSKVAVLLVDTQGAFDSQSTIKDCATVFALSTMTSSVQVYNLSQNIQEDDLQHLQLFTEYGRLALEEIYLKPFQSLMFLIRDWSYPYEHNYGLEGGKRFLEKRLQVKQNQHEELQTVRKHIHSCFSNIGCFLLPHPGLKVATNPMFDGRLKDIDSDFKEALGNLVPLLLAPENLVEKEIGGAKVTCRDLVEYFKAYIKIYQGEELPHPKSMLQATAEANNLTAVAGAKDTYSKSMEMVCGGDKPYIAPADLERCHEEFKECSVRQFRSVKKMGGEEFCKKYQEQLEGELDEAYSNFHKHNEGKNIFYAARTPATLFVVMFTTYVVSGLTGFIGMNTIAVLANLVMGVALMTLCMWAYVKYSGEFRDVGTIIDLLADTLWEQRTARKVLSKLFESARSRITWHSFLPAAATQRKRLPSNNNALKTH; encoded by the exons GTGCGGGTGGTGTGGAAGATGTTCCTCTGTCCCTGCCAGATCGGAGACCTCCTCCCAGGATGGCGCCTCGGGCAGAGGCAGATAGCGAGACAGACGAGGAGTGGGAACAGGCGCCAGAGCTGACTGCCCCAGATCGGAGTCCTGTCAAGGAGCAGCCTGTAGAAgagggggtggtggtggaggagaagGCTCGGCCCATCCAGATTGTCCTGGCCCACGAAGACGACCACAAGTTTGAGCTGGACACGGCGGCCCTGGAGACGCTCCTACTGCaggaggatgtcagagacctTAACGTGGTGGTGGTGTCGGTGGCTGGGGCCTTCCGCAAGGGCAAGTCCTTCCTGCTGGATTTCATGCTCCGATACATGCTCAACCAG CAGCAGGAGCAGTCAGACTCGTGGGTGGGGGCTGATGATGAGCCTCTGACAGGGTTCAGCTGGAGAGGAGGCTGTGAGAGGGAGACCACAGGGATCCAGGTCTGGAGTCAGGTGTTTGTGGTCAACAAGCCGGATGGGAGCAAG GTTGCTGTTCTGCTAGTGGACACACAAGGAGCTTTCGACAGCCAGTCTACCATAAAGGACTGTGCAACGGTTTTTGCCTTGAGCACCATGACCAGCTCTGTACAG GTGTATAACTTGTCCCAGAACATTCAGGAGGATGACCTTCAGCATCTCCAG CTCTTCACAGAATACGGCCGGCTTGCTTTGGAGGAAATCTATCTAAAACCCTTCCAG TCTCTCATGTTCCTCATCAGAGACTGGAGCTATCCATATGAGCACAACTATGGACTGGAGGGAGGGAAACGCTTTCTAGAAAAGAGACTGCAG GTGAAACAGAACCAGCACGAGGAACTGCAGACCGTGAGGAAACACATCCACTCCTGCTTCTCCAACATCGGTTGCTTCCTCCTGCCCCACCCCGGCCTCAAGGTGGCCACCAACCCCATGTTTGACGGCAGATTAAAAG ACATTGATAGTGACTTTAAGGAGGCGCTGGGCAATCTGGTGCCCTTACTGCTGGCTCCTGAGAACCTGGTGGAGAAGGAGATTGGAGGGGCTAAAGTGACCTGCAGAGATCTAGTGGAGTACTTTAAG GCCTATATAAAGATCTATCAAGGGGAGGAGCTTCCTCATCCTAAGTCAATGTTACAG GCAACGGCTGAAGCCAACAACCTTACAGCAGTTGCTGGAGCAAAAGACACTTACAGCAAAAGCATGGAAATG GTGTGTGGAGGGGACAAGCCCTACATCGCCCCTgcagacctggaacgctgccacGAGGAGTTCAAGGAGTGCTCGGTGCGTCAGTTCCGCTCGGTGAagaagatgggaggagaggagttcTGCAAGAAATACCAGGAGCAACTGGAGGGCGAGCTGGATGAGGCCTACTCCAACTTCCACAAGCACAACGAGGGCAAGAACATCTTCTATGCCGCACGCACGCCCGCCACGCTGTTCGTGGTCATGTTCACCACCTACGTCGTCTCAGGGCTGACAGGCTTCATCGGAATGAACACTATTGCCGTGCTGGCCAACTTGGTCATGGGCGTGGCCCTCATGACGCTCTGCATGTGGGCCTACGTCAAATACTCAGGGGAGTTCAGAGATGTGGGCACCATCATAGACCTTTTGGCAGACACACTCTGGGAACAG AGGACTGCCAGAAAG GTGCTTTCCAAACTCTTTGAGTCGGCCAGGAGTCGAATCACGTGGCACTCTTTCCTACCAGCAGCAGCAACGCAGAGAAAGAGACTCCCCTCAAACAACAATGCCTTGAAGACTCACTAA
- the LOC121553777 gene encoding atlastin-2 isoform X5: MAPRAEADSETDEEWEQAPELTAPDRSPVKEQPVEEGVVVEEKARPIQIVLAHEDDHKFELDTAALETLLLQEDVRDLNVVVVSVAGAFRKGKSFLLDFMLRYMLNQQQEQSDSWVGADDEPLTGFSWRGGCERETTGIQVWSQVFVVNKPDGSKVAVLLVDTQGAFDSQSTIKDCATVFALSTMTSSVQVYNLSQNIQEDDLQHLQLFTEYGRLALEEIYLKPFQSLMFLIRDWSYPYEHNYGLEGGKRFLEKRLQVKQNQHEELQTVRKHIHSCFSNIGCFLLPHPGLKVATNPMFDGRLKDIDSDFKEALGNLVPLLLAPENLVEKEIGGAKVTCRDLVEYFKAYIKIYQGEELPHPKSMLQATAEANNLTAVAGAKDTYSKSMEMVCGGDKPYIAPADLERCHEEFKECSVRQFRSVKKMGGEEFCKKYQEQLEGELDEAYSNFHKHNEGKNIFYAARTPATLFVVMFTTYVVSGLTGFIGMNTIAVLANLVMGVALMTLCMWAYVKYSGEFRDVGTIIDLLADTLWEQRTARKVRWRFLFLPVFLFLVQFVFSFFLWLSLCCCCSSLLIPHLPCLQVLSKLFESARSRITWHSFLPAAATQRKRLPSNNNALKTH, from the exons ATGGCGCCTCGGGCAGAGGCAGATAGCGAGACAGACGAGGAGTGGGAACAGGCGCCAGAGCTGACTGCCCCAGATCGGAGTCCTGTCAAGGAGCAGCCTGTAGAAgagggggtggtggtggaggagaagGCTCGGCCCATCCAGATTGTCCTGGCCCACGAAGACGACCACAAGTTTGAGCTGGACACGGCGGCCCTGGAGACGCTCCTACTGCaggaggatgtcagagacctTAACGTGGTGGTGGTGTCGGTGGCTGGGGCCTTCCGCAAGGGCAAGTCCTTCCTGCTGGATTTCATGCTCCGATACATGCTCAACCAG CAGCAGGAGCAGTCAGACTCGTGGGTGGGGGCTGATGATGAGCCTCTGACAGGGTTCAGCTGGAGAGGAGGCTGTGAGAGGGAGACCACAGGGATCCAGGTCTGGAGTCAGGTGTTTGTGGTCAACAAGCCGGATGGGAGCAAG GTTGCTGTTCTGCTAGTGGACACACAAGGAGCTTTCGACAGCCAGTCTACCATAAAGGACTGTGCAACGGTTTTTGCCTTGAGCACCATGACCAGCTCTGTACAG GTGTATAACTTGTCCCAGAACATTCAGGAGGATGACCTTCAGCATCTCCAG CTCTTCACAGAATACGGCCGGCTTGCTTTGGAGGAAATCTATCTAAAACCCTTCCAG TCTCTCATGTTCCTCATCAGAGACTGGAGCTATCCATATGAGCACAACTATGGACTGGAGGGAGGGAAACGCTTTCTAGAAAAGAGACTGCAG GTGAAACAGAACCAGCACGAGGAACTGCAGACCGTGAGGAAACACATCCACTCCTGCTTCTCCAACATCGGTTGCTTCCTCCTGCCCCACCCCGGCCTCAAGGTGGCCACCAACCCCATGTTTGACGGCAGATTAAAAG ACATTGATAGTGACTTTAAGGAGGCGCTGGGCAATCTGGTGCCCTTACTGCTGGCTCCTGAGAACCTGGTGGAGAAGGAGATTGGAGGGGCTAAAGTGACCTGCAGAGATCTAGTGGAGTACTTTAAG GCCTATATAAAGATCTATCAAGGGGAGGAGCTTCCTCATCCTAAGTCAATGTTACAG GCAACGGCTGAAGCCAACAACCTTACAGCAGTTGCTGGAGCAAAAGACACTTACAGCAAAAGCATGGAAATG GTGTGTGGAGGGGACAAGCCCTACATCGCCCCTgcagacctggaacgctgccacGAGGAGTTCAAGGAGTGCTCGGTGCGTCAGTTCCGCTCGGTGAagaagatgggaggagaggagttcTGCAAGAAATACCAGGAGCAACTGGAGGGCGAGCTGGATGAGGCCTACTCCAACTTCCACAAGCACAACGAGGGCAAGAACATCTTCTATGCCGCACGCACGCCCGCCACGCTGTTCGTGGTCATGTTCACCACCTACGTCGTCTCAGGGCTGACAGGCTTCATCGGAATGAACACTATTGCCGTGCTGGCCAACTTGGTCATGGGCGTGGCCCTCATGACGCTCTGCATGTGGGCCTACGTCAAATACTCAGGGGAGTTCAGAGATGTGGGCACCATCATAGACCTTTTGGCAGACACACTCTGGGAACAG AGGACTGCCAGAAAGGTGAGGTGGAGGTTTCTCTTCCTGCCTGTGTTCCTGTTCCTGGTTCAGTTtgtgttttctttctttctttggttGTCTCTCTGCTGTTGCTGCTCTTCTCTACTAATTCCTCACCTCCCATGTCTCCAGGTGCTTTCCAAACTCTTTGAGTCGGCCAGGAGTCGAATCACGTGGCACTCTTTCCTACCAGCAGCAGCAACGCAGAGAAAGAGACTCCCCTCAAACAACAATGCCTTGAAGACTCACTAA
- the LOC121553777 gene encoding atlastin-2 isoform X2, with translation MAEVSGLRKRNHFEQNQNRKRHVFDEGAGGVEDVPLSLPDRRPPPRMAPRAEADSETDEEWEQAPELTAPDRSPVKEQPVEEGVVVEEKARPIQIVLAHEDDHKFELDTAALETLLLQEDVRDLNVVVVSVAGAFRKGKSFLLDFMLRYMLNQQEQSDSWVGADDEPLTGFSWRGGCERETTGIQVWSQVFVVNKPDGSKVAVLLVDTQGAFDSQSTIKDCATVFALSTMTSSVQVYNLSQNIQEDDLQHLQLFTEYGRLALEEIYLKPFQSLMFLIRDWSYPYEHNYGLEGGKRFLEKRLQVKQNQHEELQTVRKHIHSCFSNIGCFLLPHPGLKVATNPMFDGRLKDIDSDFKEALGNLVPLLLAPENLVEKEIGGAKVTCRDLVEYFKAYIKIYQGEELPHPKSMLQATAEANNLTAVAGAKDTYSKSMEMVCGGDKPYIAPADLERCHEEFKECSVRQFRSVKKMGGEEFCKKYQEQLEGELDEAYSNFHKHNEGKNIFYAARTPATLFVVMFTTYVVSGLTGFIGMNTIAVLANLVMGVALMTLCMWAYVKYSGEFRDVGTIIDLLADTLWEQRTARKVRWRFLFLPVFLFLVQFVFSFFLWLSLCCCCSSLLIPHLPCLQVLSKLFESARSRITWHSFLPAAATQRKRLPSNNNALKTH, from the exons GTGCGGGTGGTGTGGAAGATGTTCCTCTGTCCCTGCCAGATCGGAGACCTCCTCCCAGGATGGCGCCTCGGGCAGAGGCAGATAGCGAGACAGACGAGGAGTGGGAACAGGCGCCAGAGCTGACTGCCCCAGATCGGAGTCCTGTCAAGGAGCAGCCTGTAGAAgagggggtggtggtggaggagaagGCTCGGCCCATCCAGATTGTCCTGGCCCACGAAGACGACCACAAGTTTGAGCTGGACACGGCGGCCCTGGAGACGCTCCTACTGCaggaggatgtcagagacctTAACGTGGTGGTGGTGTCGGTGGCTGGGGCCTTCCGCAAGGGCAAGTCCTTCCTGCTGGATTTCATGCTCCGATACATGCTCAACCAG CAGGAGCAGTCAGACTCGTGGGTGGGGGCTGATGATGAGCCTCTGACAGGGTTCAGCTGGAGAGGAGGCTGTGAGAGGGAGACCACAGGGATCCAGGTCTGGAGTCAGGTGTTTGTGGTCAACAAGCCGGATGGGAGCAAG GTTGCTGTTCTGCTAGTGGACACACAAGGAGCTTTCGACAGCCAGTCTACCATAAAGGACTGTGCAACGGTTTTTGCCTTGAGCACCATGACCAGCTCTGTACAG GTGTATAACTTGTCCCAGAACATTCAGGAGGATGACCTTCAGCATCTCCAG CTCTTCACAGAATACGGCCGGCTTGCTTTGGAGGAAATCTATCTAAAACCCTTCCAG TCTCTCATGTTCCTCATCAGAGACTGGAGCTATCCATATGAGCACAACTATGGACTGGAGGGAGGGAAACGCTTTCTAGAAAAGAGACTGCAG GTGAAACAGAACCAGCACGAGGAACTGCAGACCGTGAGGAAACACATCCACTCCTGCTTCTCCAACATCGGTTGCTTCCTCCTGCCCCACCCCGGCCTCAAGGTGGCCACCAACCCCATGTTTGACGGCAGATTAAAAG ACATTGATAGTGACTTTAAGGAGGCGCTGGGCAATCTGGTGCCCTTACTGCTGGCTCCTGAGAACCTGGTGGAGAAGGAGATTGGAGGGGCTAAAGTGACCTGCAGAGATCTAGTGGAGTACTTTAAG GCCTATATAAAGATCTATCAAGGGGAGGAGCTTCCTCATCCTAAGTCAATGTTACAG GCAACGGCTGAAGCCAACAACCTTACAGCAGTTGCTGGAGCAAAAGACACTTACAGCAAAAGCATGGAAATG GTGTGTGGAGGGGACAAGCCCTACATCGCCCCTgcagacctggaacgctgccacGAGGAGTTCAAGGAGTGCTCGGTGCGTCAGTTCCGCTCGGTGAagaagatgggaggagaggagttcTGCAAGAAATACCAGGAGCAACTGGAGGGCGAGCTGGATGAGGCCTACTCCAACTTCCACAAGCACAACGAGGGCAAGAACATCTTCTATGCCGCACGCACGCCCGCCACGCTGTTCGTGGTCATGTTCACCACCTACGTCGTCTCAGGGCTGACAGGCTTCATCGGAATGAACACTATTGCCGTGCTGGCCAACTTGGTCATGGGCGTGGCCCTCATGACGCTCTGCATGTGGGCCTACGTCAAATACTCAGGGGAGTTCAGAGATGTGGGCACCATCATAGACCTTTTGGCAGACACACTCTGGGAACAG AGGACTGCCAGAAAGGTGAGGTGGAGGTTTCTCTTCCTGCCTGTGTTCCTGTTCCTGGTTCAGTTtgtgttttctttctttctttggttGTCTCTCTGCTGTTGCTGCTCTTCTCTACTAATTCCTCACCTCCCATGTCTCCAGGTGCTTTCCAAACTCTTTGAGTCGGCCAGGAGTCGAATCACGTGGCACTCTTTCCTACCAGCAGCAGCAACGCAGAGAAAGAGACTCCCCTCAAACAACAATGCCTTGAAGACTCACTAA
- the LOC121553777 gene encoding atlastin-2 isoform X4 codes for MAEVSGLRKRNHFEQNQNRKRHVFDEGAGGVEDVPLSLPDRRPPPRMAPRAEADSETDEEWEQAPELTAPDRSPVKEQPVEEGVVVEEKARPIQIVLAHEDDHKFELDTAALETLLLQEDVRDLNVVVVSVAGAFRKGKSFLLDFMLRYMLNQQQEQSDSWVGADDEPLTGFSWRGGCERETTGIQVWSQVFVVNKPDGSKVAVLLVDTQGAFDSQSTIKDCATVFALSTMTSSVQVYNLSQNIQEDDLQHLQLFTEYGRLALEEIYLKPFQSLMFLIRDWSYPYEHNYGLEGGKRFLEKRLQVKQNQHEELQTVRKHIHSCFSNIGCFLLPHPGLKVATNPMFDGRLKDIDSDFKEALGNLVPLLLAPENLVEKEIGGAKVTCRDLVEYFKAYIKIYQGEELPHPKSMLQATAEANNLTAVAGAKDTYSKSMEMVCGGDKPYIAPADLERCHEEFKECSVRQFRSVKKMGGEEFCKKYQEQLEGELDEAYSNFHKHNEGKNIFYAARTPATLFVVMFTTYVVSGLTGFIGMNTIAVLANLVMGVALMTLCMWAYVKYSGEFRDVGTIIDLLADTLWEQVLKPLSEQYMEDNVRQTVVNSIRASLTEQASQHAKLKSKSH; via the exons GTGCGGGTGGTGTGGAAGATGTTCCTCTGTCCCTGCCAGATCGGAGACCTCCTCCCAGGATGGCGCCTCGGGCAGAGGCAGATAGCGAGACAGACGAGGAGTGGGAACAGGCGCCAGAGCTGACTGCCCCAGATCGGAGTCCTGTCAAGGAGCAGCCTGTAGAAgagggggtggtggtggaggagaagGCTCGGCCCATCCAGATTGTCCTGGCCCACGAAGACGACCACAAGTTTGAGCTGGACACGGCGGCCCTGGAGACGCTCCTACTGCaggaggatgtcagagacctTAACGTGGTGGTGGTGTCGGTGGCTGGGGCCTTCCGCAAGGGCAAGTCCTTCCTGCTGGATTTCATGCTCCGATACATGCTCAACCAG CAGCAGGAGCAGTCAGACTCGTGGGTGGGGGCTGATGATGAGCCTCTGACAGGGTTCAGCTGGAGAGGAGGCTGTGAGAGGGAGACCACAGGGATCCAGGTCTGGAGTCAGGTGTTTGTGGTCAACAAGCCGGATGGGAGCAAG GTTGCTGTTCTGCTAGTGGACACACAAGGAGCTTTCGACAGCCAGTCTACCATAAAGGACTGTGCAACGGTTTTTGCCTTGAGCACCATGACCAGCTCTGTACAG GTGTATAACTTGTCCCAGAACATTCAGGAGGATGACCTTCAGCATCTCCAG CTCTTCACAGAATACGGCCGGCTTGCTTTGGAGGAAATCTATCTAAAACCCTTCCAG TCTCTCATGTTCCTCATCAGAGACTGGAGCTATCCATATGAGCACAACTATGGACTGGAGGGAGGGAAACGCTTTCTAGAAAAGAGACTGCAG GTGAAACAGAACCAGCACGAGGAACTGCAGACCGTGAGGAAACACATCCACTCCTGCTTCTCCAACATCGGTTGCTTCCTCCTGCCCCACCCCGGCCTCAAGGTGGCCACCAACCCCATGTTTGACGGCAGATTAAAAG ACATTGATAGTGACTTTAAGGAGGCGCTGGGCAATCTGGTGCCCTTACTGCTGGCTCCTGAGAACCTGGTGGAGAAGGAGATTGGAGGGGCTAAAGTGACCTGCAGAGATCTAGTGGAGTACTTTAAG GCCTATATAAAGATCTATCAAGGGGAGGAGCTTCCTCATCCTAAGTCAATGTTACAG GCAACGGCTGAAGCCAACAACCTTACAGCAGTTGCTGGAGCAAAAGACACTTACAGCAAAAGCATGGAAATG GTGTGTGGAGGGGACAAGCCCTACATCGCCCCTgcagacctggaacgctgccacGAGGAGTTCAAGGAGTGCTCGGTGCGTCAGTTCCGCTCGGTGAagaagatgggaggagaggagttcTGCAAGAAATACCAGGAGCAACTGGAGGGCGAGCTGGATGAGGCCTACTCCAACTTCCACAAGCACAACGAGGGCAAGAACATCTTCTATGCCGCACGCACGCCCGCCACGCTGTTCGTGGTCATGTTCACCACCTACGTCGTCTCAGGGCTGACAGGCTTCATCGGAATGAACACTATTGCCGTGCTGGCCAACTTGGTCATGGGCGTGGCCCTCATGACGCTCTGCATGTGGGCCTACGTCAAATACTCAGGGGAGTTCAGAGATGTGGGCACCATCATAGACCTTTTGGCAGACACACTCTGGGAACAG GTGTTGAAACCTCTGAGTGAGCAATATATGGAGGATAACGTTAGACAGACTGTGGTTAACTCCATCAGAGCCAGTCTGACAGAACAGGCCTCACAGCACGCCAAGTTAAAGTCAAAGTCGCActga